The stretch of DNA GCGGCGCCACACGTGTTCCAGCGCCTGCGCCAGCGACGTGGTGTCGAGGGGGCCGTTGATCTGCCAGAGGCTTTCGACGGTGTACATGGCGGACCGCGGAACGAGTTGTTCGAGAAACCACAGCCGCCGTTGCGCGAACGACGCCTCGTCCGGCTTTTCCGGATCGCGCGGGGAGATCTCCGGAACGGGCGCAGAAGTGCTCGCAGCCCCCCGCAACCGCATTTCGACGAGCTTCCGTTGTTCCGCGGACAGCTCCCGGACGCGGGCATCGTTTCCGGCCGGCCTGCCAGAGTTGACCGTCATGGCGGCAACGATAGGCGAGCCGCGTCGAGAAGTGGTGCGCGTTCGGTGTCCGCCCGGGGCGCGGTCCGGTGTTCTCCCGCGCGCGGAAAAGCGCGAGGAGATGGCGGGACGCTCCTGTCTCGCCGGCGAGACAGGCGTGCGCACCGCCCCGGTTCCCTGCCCGGTCAATTAAGCTCGTGCCGCGGAATTGTGCAGTGCCCAAAAGGATTCGGCGGTGGGCCAGTGAACTTTGCACGACCGGAACTCAGGGGAACGCATGGCGCGGTAGCGTCCACGAATTGGCTGGCCTCGGGAGTCGCGATGGCCGTTCTGGAGCGGGAGGGGAATGCCTTCGACGCTGCGGTGGCGGCCGGATTCGTGCTGCAGGTGGTCGAGCCGCATTTCAACGGTCCGGGCGGCGATGTTTCGATCGTCGCGCACCGGGCCGGGACCGAGGACGCCGTGGCGGTGTGCGGTCAAGGCCCGATGCCGATGGCCGCGACGCCCGAGCGGTTCGCGGAACTGGGACTGGACCAGATCCCGGGCTCGGGGCTGCTGCCCGCTTGCGTGCCTGGAGCGATGGGGGCCTGGCTGCGGCTGCTCGCGGAGTTCGGCACGAAGCGGCTGGCAGAGGTGCTCGCGCCGGCGATCGGCTACGCCGAGTCCGGCTTCCCGGTCCTGCCGGAGATGGCGCGGGCGATCGAGACGATGTCCCCGCTGTTCAACACCGAATGGCCCAGCTCGGCACAGGTCTACCTGCCGCACGGCGCGGCACCGCCCGCGGGCTCGCGGTTCAGCAACCCGATGCTGGCCGAGACCTACCGGCGGTTGCTGGGCGAGGCGGAGGCCGCCTCCGCCGATCGGGAGGAGCAGCTGGGCGCAGCCCACCGGGCGTTCTACGAAGGCTTCGCGGCGGAAGCGATCGACAAGTTCGTCTCCGCCGGTCCGGTGCTGGACGCGACCGGGCGCCGCAACCCGGGGCTGCTCACCGGGCAGGATCTCGCGGGCTGGCGGCCGGAGGTCGATCGTGCGCTGCACCAGCCGTACCGCGGGGTGGACGTGTTCAAGCCCGGCCCCTGGTCGCAAGGCCCGGTGTTCGCCCAGCAGCTCGCGCTGCTGGAAGGCTTCCCCCTCGGCGACATGGCGCCCTACGGAGCCGAACACCTGCACACGGTCGTCGAATGCGCGAAGTTGGCCTTCGCCGACCGCGAGGCGTGGTACGGCGATCCGGCCTTCACCGACGTCCCGATGGACGTGCTGCTGTCCGCCGAGTACAACGAGCGGCGGCGCAGCCTGGTGACCGGGTCCGCGAACCACGAATTCCGGCCGGGCGCGGTGGGCGGTCGCGTCCCCCGGGTGCCGGAACGCCCGCCGCAGCAGGAGATTCCGGCCGCGGACGCGGAATGGCTGCGGCAGTTGGGCAACGGGCTGCCGACCGTGGTCGAGCTCAGCAACACCCGCAACGACACCTGCAGCGTTACGGTCGCGGACCGGTACGGGAACATGGTCGCGGCGGTGCCCAGCGGCGGATGGCTGAAGAGTTCCCCGGTCATCCCCGGACTCGGCTTCTCGCTCGGCACCCGCGGGCAGACCATGCACCTCGCGGGCGGCCATCCGAATTCGCTGGAACCGGGCAAGCGACCGCGCACCACGTTGAGCCCGACCGTGGTGCTGCGCGAGGGAAACCCGGTGCTCGCCTTCGGCACCCCGGGCGGGGACCAGCAGGACCAGTACACCCTCGAGTTCTTCCTCGCCGTCATCGATTTCGGCCTGGACCTGCAAGCCGCCGTGGAAGCCCCCACGTTCCGCACCGGCCAAGTGCCGTCCTCGTTCGTCCCGCACGAGTTCCACCCCGGCTTCCTGAGCCTGGAAAGCGGCTGCTCGCAGGAGGTTTTCGACGAACTCCGGCGGCGCGGCCACGTCGCCGAACCGGGGCCCGAATTCTCGATGGGCAAGGTGTGCGCCGTCGGGACCGACTTGCACAACGAGCTGCTGCTCGCCGCAGCCAGCCCGCGCGGGCGCCAGCCCTACGCGGTCTGCCGGTGATCGCGCGACCGATACCGATCCCAGGAGGTACCGATGTCCTCGGACTTGGCGGGCGCGGCCCGCGACGACGCGCAAGCACTGATCGGCGGATTTCACCACGTCGGAGTGCAGACGGCGGAACTCGACAACTCGATCCGCTGGTACCAGGAGTTCTTCGGCTGCGAGGTCTCCTGGACGCTGGAGCAGTTCTCCGAGCTCAGCCACAGCCGGCTGCCGGGGATCACGCGGCTCGCCGAACTGAAGGCGGGATCACTGCGGTTCCACCTGTTCAACGTCGATCCGGAAACCCGCTCGACCGTTCCGGCCAAGGCGGAGCAGTTCCAGCACCTGTGCCTGCAGGCCGCCTCACCGGATGCGCTCGTGCAGTGGCGGGACAAGTGGATGCGGCTTTACCGCTCCGGGCGATTCACCTTCGCCCGGGACGAACCGGCCAGCGGGATCGACACCGATCCCGACGGGATGCAGAGCTTCTACGCCTTCGACGTGAACGGATTGGAATATGAGTTCAGCTTCTTCCCTGGTGAGTGACTGGACTGATGCCGCCGGGGTGGACGTGGCGATCCCCGCCGACGACACCTGGCGGTTCGGTGGCATCCCGTTCGGGCTGGAGCCGCTGTTCCTGCCGCCGCGGTGGATCCGCCCGGACGAGTCCGCGCGGACGTTGCCGGACGACCCGGAGCGGTTGCCGACCGGTACGGCACCGGAGCCTGAAGTGCT from Saccharopolyspora sp. SCSIO 74807 encodes:
- a CDS encoding gamma-glutamyltransferase family protein, which gives rise to MAVLEREGNAFDAAVAAGFVLQVVEPHFNGPGGDVSIVAHRAGTEDAVAVCGQGPMPMAATPERFAELGLDQIPGSGLLPACVPGAMGAWLRLLAEFGTKRLAEVLAPAIGYAESGFPVLPEMARAIETMSPLFNTEWPSSAQVYLPHGAAPPAGSRFSNPMLAETYRRLLGEAEAASADREEQLGAAHRAFYEGFAAEAIDKFVSAGPVLDATGRRNPGLLTGQDLAGWRPEVDRALHQPYRGVDVFKPGPWSQGPVFAQQLALLEGFPLGDMAPYGAEHLHTVVECAKLAFADREAWYGDPAFTDVPMDVLLSAEYNERRRSLVTGSANHEFRPGAVGGRVPRVPERPPQQEIPAADAEWLRQLGNGLPTVVELSNTRNDTCSVTVADRYGNMVAAVPSGGWLKSSPVIPGLGFSLGTRGQTMHLAGGHPNSLEPGKRPRTTLSPTVVLREGNPVLAFGTPGGDQQDQYTLEFFLAVIDFGLDLQAAVEAPTFRTGQVPSSFVPHEFHPGFLSLESGCSQEVFDELRRRGHVAEPGPEFSMGKVCAVGTDLHNELLLAAASPRGRQPYAVCR
- a CDS encoding VOC family protein, producing the protein MSSDLAGAARDDAQALIGGFHHVGVQTAELDNSIRWYQEFFGCEVSWTLEQFSELSHSRLPGITRLAELKAGSLRFHLFNVDPETRSTVPAKAEQFQHLCLQAASPDALVQWRDKWMRLYRSGRFTFARDEPASGIDTDPDGMQSFYAFDVNGLEYEFSFFPGE